TTTTTTGTTGGCCGTTTTTTTTTATAGCTCATTAGAAGTGAGATTTTAAATACCATAAAATCTCAAGTTTTATTCTTGACatgaaaatatattaatattaatatgcCGATGTGTACAAAGTTAAAGaactttgatcaaaaattgaaaaccattaaggttttaatcaatgagTGTTAATGACGAAGGATCGCATCAAAAGTCTTCCTTTTAGAGTTGATCATAATTTGTCATCCAGAGCAAGGATTTTCCTCCTTACTCAATAATAAGCAACGACGAGAGGTACACAAATCCTAATGACGATGGTCATATATAGGTAAGGGCCTGTCTTGAAACGCTGGAGGGCCAAAAAAACAACACATAGAAATCTCAAACCAGTATGATTACTTGTGAGACACAGACCACCTTATACTATAATTGGGTGCATTCAAAGGGATTTGCCCAAAATTTATCATTCTTATGGGGAATATAATTGTTATTgaagaacatatatatatatatatatatatcggtccAAATTTCAAAATTGAACAAGATTTGTCCAGTGATCATGTCCTAGTACTCACGAGGTTCTGAAAGTAGAGAAGACTCAATTGTGAGTGAAGAAAATCTAGTTGGGGGTGAATTTGGTGATCTTTAATTGTTGAAGACATGACTGTAGGCGACAAAGCAAATCTTGATAGGCCGCAAGCAACCAAGGTGGGAATAAAAAGACCTGATTGACCATACAAGCaagtttacaaggcaagaagaTGCTTATACCTAAGTTGGCCTGTAAATGTCAATAAGATATATGCTTGACACGTCAAGGCTCCAGGCACtgtatttttcttcttattccaTGGCAAAAAGGACATCCAGAAAGATGAAAAGACGAACTTGttttcagaaaaataaaatggaattttaGGGTTCTTCTTTTATGGAGGAAGCttggtgtgtgtgtatatatatatatatatatatttagctaGTGTTTCAGCTTTTAAGCGTTGAAATCCCGAAGAACTTCGAAGAATTCgtatcatatatatatgtgatatatgtgTGAGTGTGACACTTATACAAGTCAAAAGAAGTTATCATACCACAGCCAATCACAATATTACACATACCCCTTGGACGCAACCCCCAAATTAAAAAGATTAAGGGGCTACTGAGATGTGCCTTTCATGCTTTGCTTTGGTGCAAGGACATGGACTCGTTGATTTCTCGTGGGGTGGACATCTGGTACTGTGGCTTTCGGTTGACGCTAAATTTCGGAATTTTGGAATAACGTGACCAGTGGATGAGAAAAAGAATGGAAGAAGAAATAACTCAATCCAACAGCATTTTATGTTACGACTTTAATCAACTTAACAAACCCAAAAGGACCACGtatatttttggaaattttgttCCTCACAATCTCAATGTCCATcgttgacccaaaaaaaaattctcaatgTCCATCTCCTAAGTCCAACCCTTCAAAGTACAGGTCAAATCCATTCTCACTCAAAAGCTCCaactataaaaaataaagatttaaaaaggaaaagaaatagtgtttagtaTGCATGCATGAtactagggaactttaacgaaaagcacctggtactgttcactttaacgaaaaaccacatttttacactaaaaagtcaatcctggtactattcactttaccctttattttgtcattatcattaaaactcaaagttttcaagcgcttttcattagttttccttaaaattaatATAGCCAAGTTGGTTAGAGCATattactcttttttttatatttaaatttgaatcttttttttttttgccaaaatatatttaaatttgaatCATCTTCATTATAGTTTAAAAACATTTAGTATAAAATATCGTTTGTATTAAATGTGTTCCAAACACAAAATGACATGAAATCAATTTTCCGTGCTCGGATAGCCTTTGGAAAGGGGCAAGAGGCAGGCAGAGTGGGGAGTCTGAGCAATGGCAGAGTGACATGTGATCCgtgcttttttattttggagATAATGAATGGAACTTGATGGGGAGAGCATTTTTAGGGGGTAGGAAGTGCATAATTATCAACGGATAGATAGATATCGAGACCCATCATTGAACATGGACGGCCTACGTTGGGCCATGTAAATCCCCTCCCCTACGAGAATATATTCCACGACAATATAACTTTGATGATTGAATCATGCAGAATACTATTTCTTTTACGTACAGATGTAGTGATATATGAATCTGCTGCAGGACGCTGATTGGCTATAAATAGAGGGCTCAGCACTCAGGAGCATTTGCATTGGACCAAGACGAATAgatatatatgcttatattaTATCATAACTGATGAGGGAAGAAAGGTCCTACATGAGGATAAAGAGCCGTGTTTTGTAGCCAAGGATGACTTGCCTGCAACCTCCCAAAGGCCTCCGAAAAATTTATATGTACTGTGAGAGATATGCTTGGTTAGCTTAGCTAGTGTTAGCTAAGCTAGCTAGCTAGTTTGCTAGGGTTTAAGAATCCTTGTCTGGTATACAGGCAGTCTCCTTGGCTATCGAGACAGGTTCTTTTCTCTCATGCTGGGCCTCTTCTTCCATGGGTCTCACGCCATTTTCTACCAGGATAAGAGCTTCTTAAAGAACtctcaaggaagaagaaggtacatatttgattgttttcctAATATTTGTTGTGACAATTAATGAGTATTTTTGTTGATTTATCGAAGACTAATGCGacagatttttcagtgtgaccggcaCACTAGgtggtacatcatgtgtcattatacaaattgtgggatttggatgttaaaaagttaataacttaaaaaataaaattttccaccacttacataaaaacacatggtgtaccactcgtgttcctatcacaataaaaaatttctcgactAATGCAGGAGAACCCTTATGCTTTTAATTGGTTAACTTTTTGAGTGTAATAGTCAGTCAAATCGTATAGATTTGTTGCAATCCTAAGGCCACGCGTGAATGAGAGCATGGGTTGCTGTAGTCTGCAACTCGACCTTTCCTTGTATTTTTCATACGGAATTTGCTTAATTAAATTCTTGTTTTGCTTGTGGTGACTTATGGATCCTAATGTTCGAGACCTTTTGGTCAACAGCAGCAATGTGGTATCCGATATATGCTTTATGTTGCAATGTTGCATAGATTATAGATTAGATGTGGtatataaaactaaatttttgaGAAATCGTCAGAATTTTGTTCTACTTCGGTTGTGTTTCGTGTTTCCTTCGGTTGGAGGAGTTTGAAAGAACGGATTTGAATATGATCAAAGGTCTAAATTATCTatacaaaggaaagaaaaaaacttgaaaacattGTGTTCAATGTTTTGAAAGGGTGGTGATATCTACACACCATTTTTTGCTTCCTATGTACTTCtggttaatttttatttgattttcttaaatttatttgattcaacaaccaaaaatttataacaaaaaaaaaagaaaaaagaaaaaaacgtaTAAGAAATGTGAAAAGATGAGTGTGGATAGCACCAGCCTATTTCAAAAAATATGATGGCCAAACAATCCAACTTGTGGAACATACTACAACGGCACAACCCTAGGTAGCGAAGAGTCGACATGGTGGCGTCCAACCTTTCTCGTTATTGTGAGTTTTTGGAGAGATCAGCTTGTTATCCTACAGAAACTTTCGTCATTGCTTTACGGGTGGGTCTTGTAAAATCGGGAGCACTTGAAATCCATTTATTTCCTTCCTTATCTTCTAGAGATCCTTTATAAACGAATTGTAATGATACacaaaattttatcttttttttagaaccttggcgATACGATGGCAATTTATtgatatgaaaaagaaaaaaaaattgacctaGTCAGGCtagacataaaccttacccctcATATGGTAGAAAGCAAAATAAGAGAGGAAGGACATACACCTTGCCCctctagaaaaagaaaatacaagaaaatgAGGGAGCATAAATCTTACCCCtttcgaaaaagaaaatacaagaaaaagagGGGGACATAAGACCAAACCCCtctaaaataaaacctaaaatgtAAGAACCTGCAAGACAAActgcaaaacaaaaggaaactCCAAAAGGATtaggtaaaaaagaaaatcatacATAAAGAAGGGTAGATAAACATGTAGGCTAGCATGCCCAAGAAATTTGAATGTAGAAATGGAAGAATCTCTATGGGAGGAGCAACATGCAAAACAAGTGAAGATGAGACAAGCCCTAAATTGACTAATTTGTCCACAACCGTATTCTCTTCTTGAAATGTATGAGAGCAACGGAATAACATGTGCTGGAACCAGGAAACACCATGTGCCctaaaatggttatttgaaGTTTGAGGTGTGACACAGCCCTCCTAGGGCTGCTGTAATTTTTGGCTAAATTTTAGGGTCtcatttcaattaaaattttaattaccgAATCGGTAAAACCATTCCAATTATGACTTGCACATGAAAAACTTAATTAGATTAAGattcttaaaattttatttggtttAAATTCCATAATGATTTGAGCATTTGATTCTCAAGATTATCCTAAATGGTTTAGAAGAAGAGTTAGAAttgaattttaatatattgaattgaattttaatttggatCCCTATCTTGTAGAAAACCAATCCCTACCAGAAAACCTACTTAATTTGCTCAACTCTCAAACTAGTTTATGCAAGTTCAAGGTGTAAACAATCATAATACTAAAGGATTCAAGTTCATCATGTGTATCAATCAAAGTttgattttaaaagattttaaaaaatcGTGTTTTGGTGAATATAGAGGATTTCATGATGTATTGTAGGCTGTAACAAATTCAGTCTCTCCCCTTgcaattttgaagaaattgacTAAAAATTCACATGAAGTTTATGAAAGTCCATTAGAACTCCATCATAAGATGTCAAGGGCCTTCAACAACGCCCATGGGCTAGCGTTCGTCTGGTCTCAGAGAACTCTTCGATTTCAAAAATTTCGGTTTGAGATaaatataaggaaaattaatgaaaatagtttgaaaactttgagttttaacaataagaacaatataaaatgtaaagtaaatagtacaaggattgactttttagtgtaaaaatgtggtttttcgttaaaatgaacagtattatgagcttttcgttaaagttcccataaatataaacaaataagcTTTGAGTATTAAGAACTTATGCAAGATGCTTGTAACTCAATTAGGTAAGATCATTCATTCTTGCACTCCAAGTCCTGAGTTTGATTTGCGCCCTTCCAATATCATTTGTGTAAAAGTTAAGAAAATTAGTAAGATAGAGAATTCCCACGGTTTTCAGTAACTGGGACTCAAAACTCTCTAGTCCTACCCAACTTCTCAACTTTCACATCATTCTTCGTTTTAGGGTTACTTTCACACGTGACATTGTCGATTTGAGATTTGAGATACCGGAGCAAGGCCCAAACCCTAAGCTAATACAAACATTTCCTTTGGTTTAAGCACCTACACTGCAAGTCTGCAAGTGCAATCCCTTTTCTCATGCGGTTTTCCGATGAACATATGAAAAGCATGTTCCAATGATAGCAACTTGAATCACAACTGATGCACATTCCAATCTCACGCCATAACAAGACATCTGTTTTGATAATTGAGAAAATTTTGGCACAAGGTACTGCACAATTTGATAATATAGCTTATACTGCAGTTGTAATCATCAGAAAGAGGCAGGAAGATTCACATAATCCAGCATCCCAATTGCATCTAATGTGAACTAACCAGTGCTCATCATGATTGCAATCTAAATCCAGCATCCCAATTTCAAGGAATGCTACTTTCAAACATTCCTATTGTTCCTAACCATTTCAAAAATTAGCACCGCCGTGGTTGAATAAGAAATGCAACATAACCCTGCCGAGAACTAGATCCCAAACACTAGACCTCAGAGGACTGGTTCGGAACCTTATTGATGAACCTAGCATGTCCCTCAAACAACTCACAACTCCCATAAAAACATTTGCAACACAATAGCATGCACGTACAAAATTAGCAAAAGCATTTTATTAAAAGCTTGCacatatttaaaaattacagTCAAACTGCATTATTATGCAGCCAAGCCACCATTTTTCCAAACTCCATATAGATGCCATAGCCAAATGGTAGTTCAATGCAGCATCTTAAAACTATATTTATCTACTAACACATCTTTAAAGGTATACGGGGTTCAAAGAAGTCGCATACAAAGTGTGAAACACAGATCATCATGCAGGCAGTGCAAAGCTGTGCTCTGTCCAGTGTGGAGGATCCGCAACAATGCAAATATCCGACTTCTCAAAATCAGCAACCTACAATACAACCCATGTCGAATTTCTAAGCAAAAATGAGAAGAAGCAACTTAAAAAATTTGAGAGTGCACAGCACAAAGCACTCATAGGAGGGTTTTCAACCGTGTTTGGTAGAAAAATTGAAAGTGCTTATGGGTCATAGAAGTGTTTTCAGAAGAAGCACCGCACTCTTCCAGAAAGCACTTGAACCTTTCCAGAAAGCACTTGAacattcaataaaaatttcgaCGTGTTTCTAATAAAAGCAGAAGTCCTTCTGAGTAAAAAATCTAACATGTTTCTAATAAAAGCACGTCTAGCAAACGTGATTGCTACCGAATTATCCCCAAATGTGTCCTGAATACAGAGAGTCGTCTTACCTTCTCATGGCAACTTGGACAGTAATGATACTTATGCCAGAGGCAGTCACAGGAAGGCATAAGAAAGCAACATCCAAGCATCATAGGCATCATACAAGCCACCACAGATGCCATACTCGGCTTTGATCTGTCGATTCATTCAACACCAATAAATATCAATCAAACATATCTCAAGTTTCAAACTTTGAATAATCAAGaacaacaaaatcaaacccaaaatcCCAATTGCCCAAAAGGATCAAATTTTGTTATTTACCTGATTTGGGTGAGTCCGGTATCGCCACAGTAAGCGCAGTTGAAGGGAGCGGGAGTGTCTCTGTAAAAGGTCTGGTGGAGAGGGACGCCCTTGGGGTCGCCGTAGACGGCGTTTGGCGGGATCATTCCGGCCTGGTACGGATTCTGCACCGTGTAGACTGGAACTCCCATCACCGGTTCGTCCACCTTCGACATCTCTGCCTTTGTTCGTGACTTATGAGTGCGATGAAATCCCGCGATCTTGTGAGTGGTCTGGCCTGGTGATTGGAATCGAAATTGGGTGATCTTACAAGAGAAGCGATTCGAGGGAAAGCTGTGATGAGTAGATGGAAATTTCGTTTTCTTGTGGTGACTAGAATGTCCTTGGGCTCTATCTATCAATGGGATCCATTGACTCGTATATCTTGTAGAGAGAGTAATGACTAATCAAAACCACGGCCCAAACCCCCCAACAATGAACTTTCCAAGTTTTCTTGCATTAATTGCCTCTCTATCACATCCCTTAATCATCTTGAACCACATTCTTTGATTTACttattagttgttgtaagcctATTTAACTGAGAACTTATAGAGAGGGAGAAACAGGTGCTGGcaaggagagaaagagaattTGGTGAATTCTGAGATATGTATTATCTTACCTCCATTGTGCCTGTAAATCGCTTACCTTTTAGGTATTACAACAAAATCATGACACTATCTGAACGATATCATAGAATCACATTAGGattacacaattacattcctaaCCTAATTAGGACAGCAACACTCTCCCTTAATGTGTAAACACTCAAATAAATTGTCGCATTAGGTCTTCAGTGATAAGTAAgttcagttgatgaagtcgtagGCACAACGGGCGAATGTGAGTCTCAAATTAACAAAAGGATGCATTGGTAGTGAAACTCACAAAatcttgctatggtaaaacccgaTATGGGAGTAGAACCTATAAACTAAGGAGAAATGTGAGAAGCATGCATAATGTCAAAACTAAATGTCTAAAGGATGAAAGTAGGACACGTCACAAGGGTCTAACCACCCCAAGATGGGTGCTTTGTTAAAACCTAATTAGGTAGCAAACCTAGTTGGAAAAATCATTCTAATTGTaggaaaaaaaagtacattaagattgAGTAAATATACTTCTGGAtatttttgacaaaacttccaaaaaTGAGAACTACATCAATTCATATCAGATAATTTAAGTACACAatttccttggacgagcttttAAAAAGTAGACTTTGGTTATGACTTCGTCAAGAGAGTAGCAAGGTTGTCCTATgaacggatttgcttgatttcaatgttttaaTGCTTTTGTTGctgatgtgagaagaagaatTTCGATGCAATGCGCCTGGTGTTGTCTCATTTAATGTATCAATTCTTAATCTGGTCAATACATGTTACGTTGTCTCATAAATCGTTGTAGGAATGTCAACGActaaagaaagacctcaggtgTTTCAAATATGTTCCAATACTGCCCTCATACAGAAGCGTTCATGAGTAGCTTCATACAGGGcaagaatctcagcatggtttgaAGAAGTTGCAACTAAGGCCTGCTTgatggacctccaagatattacaGTCTCTCTAATGgcaaagacataacccgtttaaGGGTGTGGCTTATGAGAGTTAGATAAGTAACCTACATAACTGTTTGGACCCGAATTTACATCGTCGGTCCGtgcaatcaaggccgttgagtgaACATAACTTTACACCGTTGGATGGAAAGatgaagataattttgttattaaaaGATATTATTATGgttttattataataattatcttttagtaAAGAATTGTTTTTATAAGATAAATGGGGTGCAATATCTGGTTAAGCAACGGTCTGCGTGCAAATTAAATGGGTGATTGATTGGTGCCGTGCAAGTCTTGGATGCCATGGAAGATGGTCTTTAAGGTACCAGATGATAAGGCATGCATGCGTGGGATAAATGCTACTGATGTTGGGAGAGTTATGATAAGGCAAGAAGTCTAGATAGGCTAGACTTTTGACAGAGTTTGAAAAGTCAAAATGAGGCTTTGATCTTGGAGGGCCAACCATTTGGACGAAAGGTTACTTTAGATAAACATGGAAATAAGGGAATCATCAAGGCCACATGATCCATTTGGGATAATTCGAGAAGTTTATTCTCGGTTGGTTTCTAAGGTTACGGGATCATGCAGAATATTCCCATTATTTTTCGTAACTCACGACGACAATCCTAGcgttctgctactataaatacaagacattcagcaacgGAAAGAGcgccctgcaaatcaatacaaaattgccctgcgcaaactctcacaacttgtgatttttctttttcctttttcgctgacacatcttccgttggcatcaacagcactatggaagcaaccggtgatatcttaagtcggcatagatagctctgtcaccgtagaatcgaTCGGTcttgcagtatcttccgttggcatcaacagcactgcggcgagaacggttgattacctatccaagtctcggtcgagaagggtttctaaacccttattggtcgaggtcatctcatcagtcttctcggcaaagtggggtgttacagttattacattcggcacattgaaagccgaatttgatattgaacttcgtaagaatagtaaccttgtcttcaggttcgagagcccaagaggccgagacgtgttcctttctcggccgcaatcgcaagacgcagaagtcagccgtgcacccaacgcaacatcaacaaatttactccttggctgagctcggccgacgagttggcacgccccgcattcaccgaaggacgtagttagcttattaattactcggcctgcgcgccacgtaggctttgtagtttctagggtcaacaataacataaccaacaaggcgagaatcaaccagATGACCGTGGGGGCGGCAGTTCATCTTGAGGATTTGTATAGGTAGAACAAGCCCAATATGTCGTACCTTTAAGGTAGTGgaagatgtctttaacaccagtaCAGTGTCTGCGTGTTGTTATATATTggcaaaagattaacagcgaatgaGATATCCAGTCTAGTGCACTAAggtaagtacaataaagcaccaattgtACTCAGGTATAGAACTTTGGGCTCCAAAACCTTCGTAATTTAGTATAACGTCATGCGTAAAATAGTTGAGTAAATGATGGTCGGATCCACATTTGGCTCATTACTTTGTGCCCATTTCCTCTTTTAGGGTTATGAATCATTTGAAGCAACTGGTCTGCCACACTTCagggtatgagcatatgattgACTAGCCACCAATGTCCCTGGCCATGTAACAGCTGGGTCAACCTCCATTCCTGAACAGCTCATCCTTCATGCGCAATATTACGGTGTACGTTGGTATGTTTATCCTTGTAGGTGCATTTGCAGCAGGTATTATGATCTCGTCACCTTTGTTAAATCGGTAAAAGTATCTGgtatgctttgagcaatgctttATAGATCTAGAATACGACGTACTTAAATTTCAAACTAGGTAGTTCCaagatctaaatgagacatagtaaGGGGTAATCCACGACAATTTGGGGTATTCTTTAGGAACGATAGCATTCTTATCTCCCTCTAACGACGAGAAGACTAGTCTCATCGAAATGAGAATCCACAAAACGTGCAGTAAAGAGATCATCTGTCAATGGATCAGTAAGAACTAAATGCTTATTAGCCATAAGATTATATTACTTTAGATCCAAAGGCTTAAATATTTGACAGTTAATAAagcaacacaaaaaaaaaaaagagttttctAATGGTTCATGGAttttaaattggttttgttttagagtaaattgtagctatggtcctttaactttaacacaattggagcaatgatccctcaactaaaaattcattaccattagtctctcaactcatcaaaacgtgcagctatgatccctcaactaaaaatctattaccattagtccctcaactttaattcaactggagaaattgtcccttaactttaacccaattgtagcaatggtccttccaacataactcgttttgataaaatttttgacgtagttgacaaaaaggaccataattacactttgatgagttgagggaccctaattatataaatggttattccaacataacttattttgacaaaattttgacgaaattgatgaaaatgacattgctacacattttgataagttgatgggactaatggtaatagatttttagttgaaggaccattgctccaatttaattaaaattgagggaccattgctacaatttactctttgttttattaagttgtcaaatattttaagtCTTTGGATCTAAACTATTATAATCTTATGGCTAATATGCATTTGATCCTCACATGTCCTAATTTTGAGGATCTTAGGAGAGCATAACTACAAGAAAGTGATGCATGGGATTTGGTGAGTCctagttttataaaaaaaaaatgtgataaaATGTGATGTGATACACATAAATATCGTCTCTCTAGCTTATCCTTTTATTATTTGTTGATGTTTTCTATTGTAAATATAGTTTCTCAACGTTGGATTCAACCACAATCCCTAAACCCGCCAAAGGACTAAAAATAATCCATAATAATACAAATGTAGTCAGATGTAAATTGATTAAGAAAGCATATTTATAGAGAAGAGCAGTTTAGGTGCCGTGCAAGAAGCTTTATGGAGCTTCCCTTCCAATAAAACAAGGTTTGTTCCAcaatatgtattaaaaaaaaaaaaaaaaacagtatggTGCGTGCGCACCCACCAACACCagaagaagcagcagcagcagcgagGGGGCACGCCCATGGGCCAAGGCCACTAGCACTAGGGCATGTTCCCTTCACCCTCAAATAAccatgataaaaataaataaaaaataaaactcatcGCTATATGTGCAGAGAATGAATTGGAAATCTCAATAAAACATACCATCATTATTCTATAATCTTCCTTTAGCTTTCATCGCAATTAACCTTAATTGATAACTTTTTTTTCACTCAATTAACTAGTTGCGCTTACCATATTAAAATCATGTGATGTTGCAGCAGAGAGGGACTGCATGTGTTGTACATATTTAGCCGTTGTCTTGCTAAAGTTTTCAC
The nucleotide sequence above comes from Malus sylvestris chromosome 16, drMalSylv7.2, whole genome shotgun sequence. Encoded proteins:
- the LOC126609028 gene encoding GSH-induced LITAF domain protein-like yields the protein MSKVDEPVMGVPVYTVQNPYQAGMIPPNAVYGDPKGVPLHQTFYRDTPAPFNCAYCGDTGLTQIRSKPSMASVVACMMPMMLGCCFLMPSCDCLWHKYHYCPSCHEKVADFEKSDICIVADPPHWTEHSFALPA